From the Ensifer adhaerens genome, the window GATGTCGTTCGGCTTGTTACGCCGGGAACGATCACGGAAGAGAAGCTTCTGTCTCCGTCGGAGACCAACTATCTGATGGCGCTGGCGCGGATCAAAAGCGGATCGGAGCCGGCTTACGCACTTGCCTGGATCGATATCTCCACCGGCATCTTTCGGTTGGCGGAAACCGCCGCAAGCCGTCTGCTCGCCGATATCCTGCGTATCGAGCCGCGCGAACTGATCCTCGCCGATACGGTGTTTCACGATCCGGAACTGAGGCCCGTCTTCGACGTGCTCGGCCGCGTCGCGGTGCCGCAGCCGGCGGTTCTGTTCGATAGCGCCACGGCCGAGGGCCGCATCGCCCGCTACTTCGGCGTCAAGACGCTCGACGGGTTCGGCACGTTCTCGCGCGCCGAACTGGCCGCCGCCTCGGCGGCGATCTCCTATGTCGAAAAGACCCAGCTTGCCGAACGGCCGGCGCTGGGCACGCCGGAGCGCGAAAGTGCCGCCTCGACGCTGTTCATCGATCCGGCAACGCGCGGCAATCTCGAACTGGTCAAGACGCTGTCGGGCGCGCGCGAGGGCACGCTGTTGAAGGCGCTCGACCGCACCGTGACGAGCGGTGGCGCCCGGCTTCTCGCCGAACGCCTGATGTCGCCGCTGACCGACCCGGACCGTATCAATGAGCGTCTCGATTCGATCGAGATTCTTGCGGACCAGCCGTCTTTCGCCGGCGACCTGCGTGATGCGCTCAGGCGTGCGCCGGACATGCCGCGCGCCTTGTCGCGGTTGGCGCTCGGCCGCGGCGGTCCGCGTGACCTCGGCGCCATTCAGGCAGGCCTGCATGCGTCCGCGTCGATTTCGCGTTTGATGGCCGCGGGCACGCTATCTGATGAGCTGAAGGAAGCGCGCGCCGCGATCGATGCGCTGCCCGCCGGCCTGCTCGGTCTGCTCGACGCAACGCTTGGCGAAGAGCTGCCGCTCCTGAAGCGTGACGGCGGTTTCGTCTGCGAAGGCGCCAATGCCGAGCTCGACGAAGTCCGGGGGCTGCGCGACCAATCGCGCCGGGTGATCGCCGGGCTGCAGCTGCAATATTCCGAAGAGACCGGCATCAAGTCGCTGAAGATCAAGCACAACAACGTGCTCGGCTACTTCATCGAGGTGACCGCCGGCAATGCGGGCTCGATGACCGATACGGATGCCGGTCGCGCCCGTTTCATCCATCGCCAGACGATGGCGAATGCCATGCGCTTCACCACGACGGAATTGGCCGAACTCGAAAGCAAGATCGCCAATGCCGCCGACCGGGCGCTTTCGATCGAGATCGAGGCCTTCGATCAGATGACATCAGAGGTCGTCGCAGCCGCCGAGACGCTCAAGGCTGCTGCCTTGGCGCTTGCGACCGTCGATGTCTCGGTCGGTCTCGCTGTGCTCGCCGAGGAGCAGGCCTATGCCCGACCCGTTGTCGACCGCTCGCGCATGTTCGCAATCGATGGCGGCCGTCATCCTGTGGTCGAGCAGGCGCTGAAGCGCCAGGCGGCCAATGCCTTCGTCGCCAACGGCTGCGATCTTTCACCGCCGGAGGGCGAGGAGGGCGGCGCGATCTGGTTGCTCACCGGTCCCAACATGGGCGGTAAATCGACCTTCCTGCGCCAGAACGCGCTGATCGCGATCATGGCGCAGATGGGCACTTTCGTCCCTGCCGCGAGCGCACATATCGGCATCGTCGACCGGCTGTTCTCCCGCGTCGGCGCATCCGACGATCTGGCGCGCGGCCGCTCGACCTTCATGGTCGAGATGGTCGAGACGGCGGCGATCCTCAACCAGGCCACTGACCGTTCGCTGGTGATCCTCGACGAGATCGGCCGTGGCACCGCCACCTTCGACGGTCTGTCGATCGCCTGGGCGGCTGTCGAACACCTGCACGAGGCGAACCGCTGCCGCGGTCTCTTCGCCACCCACTTCCATGAGCTGACCGTGCTTTCGGAAAAGCTCGGGCGGCTATCGAACGCGACCATGCGCGTCAAGGAATGGCACGGCGACGTGATCTTCCTGCACGAGGTCGGGCCTGGTGCTGCCGACCGCTCCTACGGCATTCAGGTCGCCCGCCTTGCCGGCCTGCCGGCATCCGTCGTGGCGCGCGCCAAGGACGTACTCGCCAAGCTCGAGGATGCCGACCGCAAGAACCCCGCGAGCCAGCTGATCGACGATCTGCCGCTCTTCCAGGTGGCGATCCGCCGCGAAGAGGTTAAGGCCGCCGGCCCGTCCAAGGTCGAGGACGCGTTGAAGGCGCTCAACCCCGACGA encodes:
- the mutS gene encoding DNA mismatch repair protein MutS encodes the protein MNFVTDQSNRASEVLSAAELATEESRSTATPMMEQFIEIKANNPDSLLFYRMGDFYELFFQDAVEASRALGITLTKRGQHMGQEIPMCGVPVHAADDYLQKLIGLGFRVAVCEQVEDPAEAKKRGSKSVVRRDVVRLVTPGTITEEKLLSPSETNYLMALARIKSGSEPAYALAWIDISTGIFRLAETAASRLLADILRIEPRELILADTVFHDPELRPVFDVLGRVAVPQPAVLFDSATAEGRIARYFGVKTLDGFGTFSRAELAAASAAISYVEKTQLAERPALGTPERESAASTLFIDPATRGNLELVKTLSGAREGTLLKALDRTVTSGGARLLAERLMSPLTDPDRINERLDSIEILADQPSFAGDLRDALRRAPDMPRALSRLALGRGGPRDLGAIQAGLHASASISRLMAAGTLSDELKEARAAIDALPAGLLGLLDATLGEELPLLKRDGGFVCEGANAELDEVRGLRDQSRRVIAGLQLQYSEETGIKSLKIKHNNVLGYFIEVTAGNAGSMTDTDAGRARFIHRQTMANAMRFTTTELAELESKIANAADRALSIEIEAFDQMTSEVVAAAETLKAAALALATVDVSVGLAVLAEEQAYARPVVDRSRMFAIDGGRHPVVEQALKRQAANAFVANGCDLSPPEGEEGGAIWLLTGPNMGGKSTFLRQNALIAIMAQMGTFVPAASAHIGIVDRLFSRVGASDDLARGRSTFMVEMVETAAILNQATDRSLVILDEIGRGTATFDGLSIAWAAVEHLHEANRCRGLFATHFHELTVLSEKLGRLSNATMRVKEWHGDVIFLHEVGPGAADRSYGIQVARLAGLPASVVARAKDVLAKLEDADRKNPASQLIDDLPLFQVAIRREEVKAAGPSKVEDALKALNPDDMTPREALDALYALKKELSAAKAG